Proteins encoded within one genomic window of Prauserella marina:
- a CDS encoding MFS transporter, whose amino-acid sequence MVSTTTPQPGAPSSRFARVLTRWGLPAPLFLGYLGLLLFMIGDGIESGFIAPFMADHGAGTDIRASYVITVYGVAVMLASWLSGALSELWGPRRVMMIGLVIWLVFDVLFLAFAVTGENYTLMIITYGIRGFGYPMFAFGFLVWITAVAPVARLGAAVGWFYFAFTGGLPTLGALVASFTNPIFGQYGTLWLSVGLLALGGLVCLLGVRERTGYQRLAPPDVKPVQSLVNSVSIAWKNPRVGIGMVVRIINTAPEFGMLVFFPTIFITQIGFGESRWLLLVSVIYGTNIFFNLIFGVLSDKIGWRTTIFWFGAIGCAISILLLYFVPLSLGADYYWVALLVGALYGATLAGFVPISALLPSLAPENKGGAMALLNLGAGAAAFVGPAIVSLFLGPAGAAGVVIIFAALYVVAAVLTRFLKLPEATRIAAEQNVSLQEVSRKATHS is encoded by the coding sequence ATGGTTTCAACGACGACACCGCAGCCCGGCGCTCCATCGAGCAGGTTCGCCCGGGTACTCACCCGCTGGGGACTACCCGCCCCGCTCTTCCTCGGTTATCTCGGCCTGCTGCTGTTCATGATCGGCGACGGGATCGAATCCGGTTTCATCGCGCCGTTCATGGCCGATCACGGTGCGGGCACCGACATCAGGGCCTCGTACGTCATCACCGTGTACGGCGTGGCCGTCATGCTGGCCTCGTGGCTGTCGGGCGCGCTGTCCGAACTGTGGGGCCCGCGCAGGGTGATGATGATCGGGCTCGTCATCTGGCTGGTCTTCGACGTGCTGTTCCTCGCGTTCGCGGTCACCGGCGAGAACTACACACTGATGATCATCACCTACGGCATCAGGGGCTTCGGCTACCCGATGTTCGCTTTCGGCTTCCTCGTGTGGATCACCGCCGTCGCTCCCGTCGCCAGGCTCGGCGCCGCCGTCGGCTGGTTCTACTTCGCCTTCACCGGTGGCCTCCCGACGCTGGGCGCGCTCGTCGCCAGCTTCACCAACCCGATCTTCGGTCAGTACGGAACGCTGTGGCTCTCCGTCGGCCTGCTCGCGCTCGGTGGCCTCGTCTGTCTGCTCGGCGTCCGCGAACGCACCGGCTACCAGCGACTCGCGCCTCCCGACGTCAAACCCGTGCAGAGCCTCGTCAACAGCGTCTCGATCGCGTGGAAGAACCCCAGGGTCGGGATCGGGATGGTCGTGCGGATCATCAACACAGCGCCGGAATTCGGCATGCTGGTGTTCTTCCCGACGATCTTCATCACCCAGATCGGGTTCGGGGAAAGCCGATGGCTGTTGCTCGTATCGGTCATCTACGGAACCAACATCTTCTTCAACCTGATCTTCGGAGTACTCAGCGACAAAATCGGCTGGCGCACCACGATCTTCTGGTTCGGCGCGATCGGCTGCGCGATATCGATACTGCTGCTCTATTTCGTACCGCTCTCGCTTGGCGCCGACTATTACTGGGTGGCGTTGCTGGTGGGTGCGCTTTACGGGGCGACCTTGGCAGGGTTCGTCCCCATTTCGGCGCTGCTTCCCTCGCTGGCTCCGGAGAACAAGGGCGGCGCGATGGCGTTGCTGAACCTCGGAGCGGGAGCGGCGGCGTTCGTCGGACCGGCCATCGTGAGCCTGTTCCTCGGACCGGCGGGCGCGGCGGGAGTCGTCATCATCTTCGCGGCGCTCTACGTGGTCGCCGCGGTGCTGACCAGGTTCCTCAAACTGCCGGAGGCAACGAGAATCGCCGCCGAACAAAACGTCAGCCTGCAAGAAGTCAGCCGGAAGGCCACCCATTCGTGA
- a CDS encoding FGGY-family carbohydrate kinase, with amino-acid sequence MSTTIGIDVATAGVRAVAVNGAGAVLASASARLPAPHRSGDGRSEQDASSWWPAVEAAMLAVTSRLPCGGDDVSAVAVAATSGTIVAVDAHGAAVGPALMYDDRRGAAFNAKAADIGSARWHALGRSVSPTDALGRIAWLRDNVPSASGIRHTADVIAAALTGTAVATDSSHALKSGYDALRDEWPDEVFASFGVPQEWLPDVVPPTTVLGTVNKPVAGLPSGCLVVAGMTDGCAGQLACGAVEPGQFAGILGTTYVLKGVTEKLVPDPTGTMYSHRHPSGWWLPGGASNTGGECVAGTPNLAELDAAAAELGPASVVAYPLCREGERFPFGNKDARGFVIPKAANDIELHRARLEGVAFVERLAIDHVRRLGITVTGPVLAAGGGSKSPLWNRIRATVNGLGIQISADAETGYGAAVLAAAATVRGGLTEAGARTRGTRRLVEPDATESAAMTASYHRFCTRLHEYGWIDDELCAVALR; translated from the coding sequence GTGAGCACGACAATCGGAATCGACGTCGCCACCGCCGGAGTACGCGCTGTCGCGGTGAACGGCGCCGGTGCCGTGCTCGCGAGTGCTTCGGCGAGGCTGCCCGCACCGCACCGAAGCGGCGACGGCCGCAGCGAGCAGGACGCGTCATCGTGGTGGCCTGCCGTGGAAGCCGCGATGCTGGCGGTCACGTCCCGACTGCCGTGCGGCGGCGACGACGTCTCCGCCGTAGCGGTGGCCGCGACCTCGGGCACGATCGTCGCCGTCGACGCGCACGGCGCGGCGGTCGGTCCCGCGCTCATGTACGACGACCGGCGCGGTGCCGCCTTCAACGCCAAGGCGGCCGACATCGGCTCCGCTCGCTGGCATGCGCTCGGCAGATCGGTGTCGCCGACCGACGCGCTCGGCAGGATCGCGTGGCTGCGCGACAACGTGCCTTCCGCGAGCGGCATCAGACACACCGCCGACGTCATCGCGGCTGCTCTGACCGGAACCGCTGTCGCCACCGACTCTTCGCACGCTTTGAAAAGCGGGTACGACGCGCTGCGGGACGAATGGCCGGACGAGGTGTTCGCCTCCTTCGGCGTCCCCCAGGAATGGCTACCCGATGTCGTCCCACCAACGACAGTGCTCGGCACCGTGAACAAGCCGGTAGCCGGACTACCCTCCGGCTGCCTCGTCGTCGCGGGAATGACCGACGGTTGCGCGGGTCAGCTCGCCTGTGGAGCAGTCGAACCGGGCCAGTTCGCAGGCATTCTCGGCACGACCTACGTGTTGAAGGGAGTCACCGAAAAGCTCGTCCCCGATCCGACCGGCACGATGTACAGCCACCGCCATCCCTCGGGCTGGTGGTTACCAGGCGGTGCGTCCAACACCGGTGGCGAATGTGTCGCGGGAACACCGAATCTCGCCGAACTCGACGCCGCCGCGGCCGAACTCGGTCCGGCTTCGGTCGTCGCCTATCCGCTGTGCAGAGAAGGCGAGCGGTTCCCGTTCGGCAACAAGGACGCGAGAGGATTCGTGATTCCCAAAGCGGCGAACGACATCGAACTACATCGCGCGAGACTGGAAGGAGTCGCGTTCGTCGAGCGGCTTGCCATCGACCACGTGCGGCGACTGGGAATCACGGTGACCGGGCCGGTTCTCGCCGCGGGCGGCGGCAGCAAGAGTCCATTGTGGAACCGGATAAGGGCGACCGTCAACGGGCTGGGAATCCAGATTTCCGCCGACGCGGAAACGGGTTACGGAGCCGCCGTGCTGGCCGCGGCGGCCACTGTGCGGGGCGGTCTCACGGAAGCGGGTGCCCGCACGCGCGGCACCCGTCGGCTCGTGGAGCCGGATGCAACCGAGTCAGCCGCCATGACGGCTTCCTACCACCGGTTCTGCACCCGGCTCCACGAGTACGGCTGGATCGACGACGAGTTGTGCGCGGTCGCGCTGCGGTGA
- a CDS encoding DivIVA domain-containing protein, with the protein MAEAGAPPNPNKSTQFTTVFRGYDQVQVDEHLKKLSKDYKQTARSRDEATAAVSDLTKALSYAQQELSEAKAALTRMVEDPAGPAAMSERVKTMMRLAEEEISDLRQKAEADASDTRAAADAYADKTREKARADAEEFAKQAEQRREELDQEAGQRRAAAEKQSADNIAAAEQASATKVADNEKVSADRIAAAEKSSQEKIVAAEKTSAEEIAALKGEAEKYAADLKATTKARTDELIADAEAKLAEATTMRSESIELRNRVAERLAASHTALQDALERLGPPPEAEMEAAAAAKKSAKQPA; encoded by the coding sequence ATGGCAGAAGCCGGAGCACCCCCGAACCCCAACAAGTCAACCCAGTTCACCACCGTTTTTCGCGGCTACGATCAGGTTCAGGTCGACGAACATCTGAAGAAGCTGTCCAAGGATTACAAGCAGACCGCGCGAAGCAGGGACGAGGCCACCGCGGCGGTCTCCGATCTCACGAAGGCTCTGAGCTACGCCCAGCAGGAGCTGTCAGAGGCCAAGGCCGCGCTGACGAGAATGGTCGAGGACCCGGCAGGGCCGGCGGCCATGAGCGAGCGGGTCAAGACGATGATGCGCCTCGCCGAGGAGGAGATCTCGGACCTGCGGCAGAAGGCCGAGGCCGACGCATCCGACACGCGCGCCGCCGCCGACGCCTACGCCGACAAGACCAGGGAGAAGGCTCGCGCGGACGCCGAGGAATTCGCGAAGCAGGCCGAGCAGCGGCGAGAAGAACTCGATCAGGAGGCCGGACAGCGCAGGGCCGCCGCCGAGAAGCAGTCCGCCGACAACATCGCCGCCGCGGAGCAGGCTTCCGCGACGAAGGTCGCCGACAACGAGAAGGTCTCCGCCGACAGGATCGCCGCGGCCGAGAAGTCCTCGCAGGAGAAGATCGTCGCGGCCGAGAAGACCTCCGCCGAGGAGATCGCGGCGCTGAAGGGCGAGGCCGAGAAGTACGCCGCCGACCTGAAGGCCACTACCAAGGCCCGCACCGACGAGCTGATCGCCGACGCGGAGGCCAAGCTCGCCGAGGCGACGACCATGAGGTCCGAGTCGATTGAGCTGCGCAACCGGGTCGCGGAGCGGCTCGCCGCCAGTCACACCGCGCTCCAGGACGCCCTTGAACGGCTCGGCCCGCCGCCGGAGGCCGAGATGGAGGCAGCGGCAGCCGCGAAGAAGTCAGCGAAGCAGCCGGCCTGA
- a CDS encoding DUF445 domain-containing protein yields the protein MDAVLDDLARHWPLYAAIPFVAALIGYVTKRVAIEMMFRPLEWVGIKGTFLGWQGVVPRHGGRMAAIATDLLTKNLLDIRDVFDRIDPERIAKEVEQPLLRAVDEIARDVAIQCHPRAWERMPPMVRELIIKQLQASSPQLVRQLMDELRANLDDILDVKHMTVQRLTKDKALLVKLIRETSRPEMAFIARSGIYFGFVLGIVQSIIWALTKEPLVMPIFGACIGLLTDWLAIKLIFVPREPIKLFRRFTVQGKFQRRRAEVAKQYGELIAREVLTVPNLMDALLRGPRSDRLYAMIRRMVADSIDQQANAAKPLVTMAIGSQRLEEMKAAAGTKAIERLPETASHAEGYLTKAMDVANMVEERMMRLTPVEYEGLLRPAFRQDEWKLIVVGGVIGFIVGELQVLLMLH from the coding sequence GTGGACGCGGTCCTCGACGACCTCGCGCGGCACTGGCCGTTGTACGCGGCGATCCCGTTCGTCGCAGCGTTGATCGGTTATGTCACCAAGCGTGTGGCAATCGAGATGATGTTTCGGCCACTTGAGTGGGTCGGCATCAAGGGAACTTTTCTCGGCTGGCAGGGCGTCGTGCCGAGGCACGGCGGCCGGATGGCGGCCATCGCGACCGACCTGCTGACCAAGAACCTGCTCGACATCAGGGACGTCTTCGACCGGATCGACCCGGAACGCATCGCGAAGGAAGTCGAGCAGCCGCTGCTGCGGGCCGTCGACGAGATCGCGAGGGACGTCGCGATCCAATGTCATCCCCGGGCGTGGGAACGAATGCCGCCGATGGTGCGGGAGCTGATCATCAAGCAGCTCCAGGCGTCGTCGCCCCAGCTCGTGCGCCAGCTCATGGACGAGCTGCGTGCCAACCTCGACGACATTCTCGACGTCAAGCACATGACGGTGCAGCGGCTCACCAAGGACAAGGCCCTGCTCGTCAAGTTGATCAGGGAGACGTCCCGGCCGGAGATGGCGTTCATCGCGCGATCAGGCATCTACTTCGGGTTCGTACTCGGCATCGTGCAGTCGATCATCTGGGCGCTCACCAAGGAACCGCTGGTCATGCCCATTTTCGGTGCGTGCATCGGTCTGCTCACCGATTGGCTCGCCATCAAATTGATCTTCGTGCCACGCGAGCCGATCAAGCTGTTCCGCCGCTTCACGGTGCAGGGCAAGTTCCAGCGCCGCAGGGCAGAGGTGGCAAAGCAGTACGGGGAGCTGATCGCCCGCGAAGTACTCACGGTGCCGAACCTGATGGACGCGCTGCTGCGCGGACCTCGCTCCGACCGGTTGTACGCGATGATCCGCAGGATGGTCGCCGACAGCATCGACCAGCAGGCCAACGCGGCAAAACCACTGGTGACCATGGCCATCGGCAGTCAGCGCCTTGAAGAGATGAAGGCGGCGGCAGGCACGAAGGCGATCGAGCGGCTTCCCGAAACGGCCTCACACGCCGAGGGCTATCTGACCAAGGCGATGGACGTGGCCAACATGGTCGAGGAACGCATGATGCGGCTGACGCCGGTCGAATACGAGGGCCTGCTCCGGCCCGCGTTCCGGCAGGACGAGTGGAAGCTCATCGTCGTGGGCGGTGTGATCGGGTTCATCGTCGGTGAGCTGCAGGTTCTGCTGATGCTGCACTGA
- a CDS encoding alginate O-acetyltransferase AlgX-related protein, which yields MSNPQRDLPAVHEAWLPREHALHRPRHGGRQLVALISALVFFLAPNLMWVFGARPAEIENHELAGFPGITSGWAFFTDLPTWATDQLVFRAGAIEAADAISRTFFGEPAPLDQGGPGNSGPLPGDAPPTSSTESPSQPGTTEAEQGYRRVIEGKNGWLYYGYDVDGKCSPNRPFAETLGKVDELRGAVEDSGRRFVFVVVPDKATMVPQNLPDDYAGKDCAIPAGREFWRLVGQQTSALDLRGRLAQAESVLGKPVYYPNDSHWTDEGSIVMTREIAEAIQPGVSATWQSQGGGWGIGMADLARLLGRTEDKFTLTYNLRPDGVNDRTRNQLTNLDAPTHLTAEPIDATVNDRTLIFGDSFTAASSSYLPAGFSDLTILGYPSMGDNMTTTIDAFVDSEVVVVQAIERSVAGGNLPFTDQGFIDQVRKAMAARPVR from the coding sequence GTGTCCAACCCGCAGCGCGACCTCCCCGCCGTGCACGAGGCATGGTTACCGAGGGAACACGCCCTACACCGGCCCCGGCACGGTGGAAGGCAACTCGTCGCGCTGATCAGTGCGCTGGTGTTCTTCCTCGCGCCCAACCTGATGTGGGTGTTCGGCGCACGGCCTGCCGAGATCGAGAACCACGAGCTGGCCGGGTTTCCCGGCATCACCAGCGGCTGGGCGTTCTTCACCGACCTGCCGACGTGGGCGACCGACCAGCTCGTGTTCAGGGCCGGTGCCATCGAGGCGGCCGACGCGATCAGCAGGACGTTCTTCGGCGAGCCCGCCCCGCTCGATCAGGGCGGCCCAGGCAACTCCGGACCGCTGCCGGGAGACGCACCGCCGACGTCGAGCACGGAAAGCCCGTCTCAGCCGGGCACCACGGAGGCCGAACAGGGCTACCGGAGGGTCATCGAGGGCAAGAACGGCTGGCTCTACTACGGCTACGACGTCGACGGCAAATGCTCACCCAATCGCCCTTTCGCCGAAACACTCGGCAAGGTGGATGAGCTGCGCGGCGCGGTCGAGGACTCGGGGCGGCGATTCGTGTTCGTGGTCGTACCCGACAAGGCGACGATGGTCCCGCAAAACCTGCCGGACGACTACGCGGGCAAGGATTGCGCCATCCCGGCCGGCCGGGAGTTCTGGCGGCTCGTCGGTCAGCAGACGTCGGCGCTCGACCTGCGAGGGAGACTCGCGCAGGCGGAAAGCGTGCTCGGCAAACCCGTGTACTACCCCAACGACTCGCACTGGACCGACGAAGGTTCCATCGTGATGACAAGGGAAATCGCGGAGGCGATCCAGCCGGGTGTGTCAGCGACGTGGCAGAGCCAGGGAGGCGGTTGGGGTATCGGCATGGCCGACCTTGCCCGGCTGCTCGGCCGGACCGAGGACAAGTTCACGCTCACGTACAACCTGCGGCCTGACGGCGTCAACGACCGCACCAGGAACCAGCTGACCAACCTGGACGCTCCGACGCACCTCACCGCCGAGCCCATCGACGCGACCGTCAACGACCGGACACTCATCTTCGGCGACTCGTTCACGGCGGCGTCTTCCAGCTATCTCCCCGCCGGTTTCAGTGACCTGACCATCCTCGGTTACCCCTCCATGGGGGACAACATGACGACCACGATCGACGCGTTCGTCGACTCGGAAGTCGTTGTCGTCCAAGCGATCGAGCGCTCGGTCGCCGGCGGCAACCTGCCCTTCACCGATCAGGGGTTCATCGACCAGGTGCGGAAGGCGATGGCAGCGCGGCCGGTTCGCTGA
- a CDS encoding metal ABC transporter permease: MDKLFDFELTAKLLGIDFVQTALLAAAVLGLVAGVLGPLIVMRRMSFAVHGTAELAFTGAAAALLIGIGVSYGALAGAVIAALLLGLLGGRESDRDSVIGVILSFGLGLGVLLLWYYPGRASNKFGILVGQIVAVDSTDVTVLVISSVVVLAVLALIYRPLLFATVDPAVATARGVPVRLLSPVFAVLVGIATALGVQIVGALLVVALMVTPAAAAARVTASPWKATVLAVVFAEVAALGGIILSLAPGAPVSFFVTAISFLIYLVCRSIAYFRGRTRKEPVSEPAALPSPSAPGR; this comes from the coding sequence ATGGACAAGCTGTTCGACTTCGAACTCACGGCGAAACTGCTCGGCATCGACTTCGTGCAGACGGCGCTGCTCGCCGCGGCCGTACTCGGCCTCGTCGCCGGTGTGCTCGGCCCGCTGATCGTGATGCGCCGCATGTCCTTCGCCGTGCACGGGACGGCGGAACTGGCCTTCACCGGTGCCGCCGCCGCGTTGCTCATCGGTATCGGCGTGAGCTACGGCGCGCTCGCAGGGGCCGTGATCGCGGCACTCCTGCTCGGGCTGCTCGGCGGGAGGGAGTCCGATCGCGACTCGGTCATCGGCGTCATCCTCTCGTTCGGACTCGGCCTCGGTGTGCTGCTGCTGTGGTACTACCCGGGAAGGGCCTCGAACAAGTTCGGCATCCTCGTCGGACAGATCGTCGCCGTCGACAGCACCGATGTCACAGTGCTCGTCATCTCCTCCGTTGTGGTGCTCGCCGTACTCGCGCTGATCTACCGGCCGCTGCTGTTCGCGACCGTCGACCCCGCCGTCGCGACGGCGCGGGGCGTGCCCGTTCGCCTGCTCTCCCCTGTCTTCGCCGTGCTCGTGGGCATCGCGACCGCGCTCGGCGTGCAGATCGTGGGCGCGTTGCTCGTCGTCGCGCTCATGGTGACCCCCGCGGCCGCTGCCGCGAGAGTGACGGCGAGCCCGTGGAAGGCAACGGTGCTTGCCGTCGTCTTCGCCGAGGTAGCCGCGCTCGGCGGCATCATCCTCTCGCTTGCCCCTGGTGCGCCGGTGAGTTTCTTCGTCACCGCCATCTCGTTCCTGATCTATCTCGTGTGCAGAAGCATCGCGTACTTCCGGGGGCGCACACGGAAAGAACCGGTCAGCGAACCGGCCGCGCTGCCATCGCCTTCCGCACCTGGTCGATGA
- a CDS encoding metal ABC transporter ATP-binding protein → MSQPSLPVEIGEAALRFGERTLWSGLDLKVEPGEFLAVLGPNGSGKTSLLRVLLGLNSLSEGKVSVVGRPPGRGNNKVGYIPQQRAMDEALTLRGTDLVGLGLDGHHWGVGLRGMGARRRKVDAAVASVGAESYATSPVGRLSGGEQQRLRVAQALIGEPELLLCDEPLASLDLTHQRIVSELIDKRRREAETAVLFVTHEINPILSYVDRVLYLVNGQFRIGKPDEVMNSATLSELYGAKIEVIKVGGQIHVAGTQSALCEDQVHHHADERVH, encoded by the coding sequence ATGAGCCAACCCAGCCTGCCGGTCGAGATCGGGGAAGCGGCGTTGCGCTTCGGCGAGCGCACCCTGTGGTCCGGGCTCGACCTCAAGGTCGAGCCCGGCGAATTCCTCGCCGTGCTCGGACCCAACGGCTCGGGAAAAACCAGCTTGCTCAGGGTGTTGCTCGGGCTCAACTCGCTGAGCGAGGGCAAGGTCAGTGTCGTGGGAAGGCCGCCGGGCAGGGGCAACAACAAGGTCGGCTACATCCCGCAGCAGCGCGCGATGGACGAGGCGCTCACGCTGCGCGGTACCGACCTCGTCGGTCTCGGTCTCGACGGGCATCACTGGGGCGTCGGCCTGAGAGGTATGGGTGCGCGGCGGCGCAAGGTCGATGCCGCTGTCGCCTCCGTCGGTGCCGAGTCCTATGCCACCTCTCCTGTCGGCAGGCTCTCCGGAGGCGAACAGCAGCGGCTACGTGTCGCGCAGGCTCTCATCGGCGAGCCGGAACTGCTGTTGTGCGACGAACCGCTCGCCTCGCTCGACCTCACCCACCAGCGCATCGTCAGCGAGCTCATCGACAAGCGGCGCAGGGAAGCCGAAACGGCCGTCCTCTTCGTCACCCACGAGATCAATCCGATCCTGTCCTATGTGGATCGAGTGCTCTACCTGGTCAACGGTCAATTCAGGATCGGCAAGCCGGACGAGGTGATGAACTCGGCCACGCTGTCCGAACTGTACGGAGCGAAGATCGAGGTCATCAAGGTCGGCGGGCAGATCCACGTCGCGGGCACCCAGAGCGCCCTCTGCGAGGACCAGGTGCATCACCACGCTGACGAACGGGTGCATTGA